In one window of Helianthus annuus cultivar XRQ/B chromosome 17, HanXRQr2.0-SUNRISE, whole genome shotgun sequence DNA:
- the LOC110921223 gene encoding BAH and coiled-coil domain-containing protein 1, with protein sequence MACSSSSNNICDDVPQPVKVAKPIGDVVKISAEGTHNQKNHYKAFKFDGNTYELGDIVLLAPDSQARTTKPYVAMIKDINEMENKEIMLIIQWFYRPEDATPKRSGQSGKNMELVGARELYYSFHRDEVSAESVVHKCIVHFVTTQKHIPPRKEYPGFIVQEVYDPKSKRLLKLTSNGFKQDFKEEIHLLVQKTMRNLGILPDMDRVV encoded by the exons ATGGCTTGCAGTTCCAGTAGCAATAACATATGTGATGATGTGCCACAACCTGTCAAGGTTGCGAAGCCAATTGGTGATGTAGTTAAGATTTCTGCAGAGGGAACTCACAACCAAAAGAATCATTACAAGGCATTCAAATTCGATGGGAACACTTACGAGCTA GGAGATATTGTGCTTTTAGCTCCCGATTCTCAAGCACGGACGACGAAGCCGTATGTGGCTATGATAAAG GATATCAATGAAATGGAAAATAAGGAAATAATGTTGATTATCCAATGGTTTTATCGTCCCGAGGATGCAACACCAAAAAGGAGTGGTCAAAGTGGTAAAAACATGGAACTAGTTGGTGCCAGAGAACTATACTATAGTTTCCACAGGGACGAAGTTTCTGCCGAGAGCGTGGTGCACAAGTGTATTGTACACTTTGTGACCACACAAAAGCATATCCCACCGCGTAAGGAGTATCCGGGTTTTATAGTTCAGGAGGTGTATGACCCGAAGTCTAAGAGGCTCCTCAAGCTCACCTCCAATGGTTTTAAGCAAGACTTTAAAGAAGAAATTCATCTGCTTGTTCAGAAAACAATGCGTAATTTGGGGATCCTTCCTGACATGGATCGTGTCGTTTAG